A portion of the Leptospira kanakyensis genome contains these proteins:
- a CDS encoding FAD-binding oxidoreductase, which produces MLDNNQKLETNILNSVVGFQEAVLKKEELEKNGSNFIEGKGLVRETIRSLHPKRIRLRVENIRIDTPSTKTLEMVSVDARNLPPFQAGQYINLFVSLQGVLTARPYSISSSPKDLKSYELTIKRAEGGFVSPYLLDDVKVGQEFESTGPMGSFHHNPLFHGLDLVFLAGGSGIAPAISMLKSFLASKELFRFHIIYSNSYENDVIFIDELRNLAAAHKNFILTEFLSREVSSEYKGYRGRLDFSTLQTLLSEPSSKMYYVCGPTPFNEHCAKLLSELGVKSGRILIESNGPPPKPEKMDGWPNSLLPTKEVNVKVGNQKPFKVKVGEPLLNSLERNGYFTENACRSGECSLCRVKLKSGEVFSPPEAKIRKSDKKFGWIHSCVAFPITDVEIQL; this is translated from the coding sequence ATGTTAGACAATAATCAAAAATTAGAAACAAATATTTTAAACTCTGTTGTTGGCTTCCAGGAAGCAGTTTTAAAAAAAGAAGAACTAGAAAAAAATGGTTCTAATTTTATAGAAGGGAAAGGTTTGGTTCGCGAAACGATTCGTAGCCTCCACCCAAAACGAATTCGATTGCGTGTTGAAAATATTCGAATTGATACACCATCTACAAAAACCTTAGAAATGGTTTCAGTAGATGCTAGAAATTTACCTCCCTTTCAAGCGGGGCAGTATATCAATTTATTTGTTTCTCTTCAAGGAGTTTTGACAGCGAGACCTTACTCGATTTCTTCCTCACCAAAAGATTTAAAATCTTATGAGTTAACCATCAAACGCGCAGAAGGTGGATTTGTGAGTCCCTATTTGTTAGATGATGTAAAGGTCGGACAAGAATTTGAATCCACGGGACCTATGGGTTCCTTTCATCACAATCCCCTATTTCATGGTTTGGATTTGGTGTTTCTTGCTGGCGGATCAGGAATTGCTCCTGCCATAAGTATGTTGAAATCGTTTTTGGCATCAAAAGAACTGTTTCGTTTCCATATCATTTATTCTAATAGTTATGAGAACGATGTGATTTTTATTGATGAACTTCGAAACTTAGCAGCGGCTCATAAAAACTTTATTTTGACCGAGTTCCTTTCTCGTGAGGTAAGTTCTGAATACAAAGGTTATCGTGGTCGATTGGATTTTTCCACATTGCAAACTTTACTATCTGAACCATCATCTAAGATGTATTATGTTTGTGGACCCACTCCTTTCAACGAACATTGTGCTAAACTTCTATCCGAACTAGGTGTCAAATCTGGACGTATTTTAATCGAAAGTAATGGGCCACCACCAAAGCCGGAAAAAATGGATGGTTGGCCGAATTCACTCCTGCCTACAAAGGAAGTGAATGTCAAAGTTGGAAACCAAAAGCCTTTCAAAGTAAAAGTAGGGGAACCTCTTCTGAATAGTTTGGAACGAAATGGATATTTTACTGAGAACGCATGTCGCTCCGGCGAATGTAGTTTATGTCGTGTGAAACTAAAATCAGGAGAAGTATTCAGTCCCCCAGAAGCCAAAATTAGAAAGTCTGATAAAAAATTTGGCTGGATCCATTCCTGTGTGGCCTTCCCGATCACGGATGTCGAAATCCAATTATAA